Below is a window of Nitrospirota bacterium DNA.
ACCGATGGTAGGCGATTACTCGTTGACCGGCTCTGGCCGAGAGGGCTGAAAAAAGAAGGAAGCCGCATCGATGAATGGATCAGGGATGTGGCTCCCAGCACCGAGCTCAGGTCGTGGTTCAGTCATGACCCCGGGAAGTGGATTGAGTTCAAAAAACGGTTTTTCAAGGAGCTGGACCGGAACAAGGACCTGGTCGACCGGATCGCGAGCACCGCTCGGAAAGGCACAATAACGCTGCTCTATGGTTCAAAGGAGGAGC
It encodes the following:
- a CDS encoding DUF488 family protein, with product MVKIKRVYDPPSHTDGRRLLVDRLWPRGLKKEGSRIDEWIRDVAPSTELRSWFSHDPGKWIEFKKRFFKELDRNKDLVDRIASTARKGTITLLYGSKEERYNNAVALKEYVEARMRGSEKKDAA